GCACGATCGGGGCGGTCGTATAGATCCCCGACTGCTGGATGTCGAACGGCGAGGTCGGCGCGGCCGAGGGGAGCGTGGGCAGCACCTGCGCGCCGGCCGGGGCGCTCGCCGCCAGGGCGAGCCCCAGGGCCAGCGCGAGGGCACGCAGGACGGGCATCGAGCGCCCCGTTCGGCACCGGGCGCGGCGATTCCGTAGAACTACGGACGGCCCCGAGCGCCGGCGCGCCTAGCATGGAGGAGACGCGCACGGCGTGTGCGCGGTCCAGAAGGAGACTCTTCCGTGCGACATCAGACTGACGATCCGGCCGGCGACGCCGCGCCCGATCGCTCCTGGAGCTTCGAGGTGATCGGTTCGCGTGTGCTGCTCGGCGTGGGGCTGATCTCGCTGCTGCTCGCAGCCGCGTACTTCGTCCAACTCTCGACCGTGCAATCGTGGTTGACGCCGCCGCTGCGCGTCGCGTTCGGGGTGCTCGCCGGTCTGGCGCTGCTCGTCGGCGGCACGGCGCGGCTGGGTTCGCGGCGCAACCTCGTCGCCGAAGGGCTCACCGGGTTGGGCGCCTCGATCCTCTATCTCTCGATCTGGGGCGCTTTCGGCCCCTTCCAGCTGATCCGCGAGCCGCTGGCGTTCGGCGCGATGGTGCTCGTCAGCGCCTCGCTGGCGTTCGTCGCGTGGCGCACGCGCCGCCAGAGCATCGCGCTGTTCGGACTCGCCGGCGCGATGCTCACGCCCGCGCTGTTGGCGGCCGGACCGCTGCCGCCGGCGCTGTTGGCGTTGTACTTGTGCGTCGTGTGCGGCGCGATGCTGGTCCTCGCCGTGCACCGCGACTACCTCGCCGTCGAAGCGGCGACGCTGGCCGGCGCGCTCGCCTACGCCGGCGCCCTGGCGCCGAATCCGGAGCTGCACTGGACCGCGAATCACGTCGCGATCGTCGCCGCGGTGCTGTTCGCCGAGTTCGCGAGCGCGCTGTTCCTCGCCGCTCGGTGCGGCCGGCACCTACGCCGTCGTGCACCTGGTGCGCGATTTGCCGGACGTCACGCACCCGTTCTTCAACGACGCGACCGGCGCGACGCTGGCGCTGCTGGCGGCGGCGGCGGTCGTCCTGCGCGATCAGCGCAGCTACGCGCCGCTGCTCCACCGGGACGAGCGTGACGCGTTCGGCTGGCTGTCGGTGGTCGCGGGGACGGCGCTTGCCCTCGCGACCACGGGCTGCGACCTGATCGCGCAGACCGCGCTGCCGAGCGGTGCCTGGACGCCGGCGACGCAGACCGCGTTGACGGTGCTGGGCGCGGTAGGGGCGAGCGCGCTCGTCGCGCTCGGCTTCCGTTATCGCTCGACCCGCACGCGCGTGACCGGCTTCGTCGTCTTCGGTCTCACGATCGCGAAGATGTACGCGTTCGACCTCGCCGCGCTGGGCAGTACCGAGCGGATCGTCTCGGCGCTCGTGCTCGGGACGCTGCTCGTCGTGGTCGCCGCTTGGTACCAGCCGGCAATGGTGCGGAGCAGGCGGGCCGCTTAACCGCCAGAGGAGTCCGATTTCCCCGCCGTGGCCTCGGCGGGGAAATCGCGGCTCGAACGGGGAGAAGGGCGACCGTGACCGCGCGCCGCTCCCGCACGCACCTGGCCCTCGTCCTCGCCGCGATCGGGGTCGTCTTCGGTGACATCGGGACGAGCCCGCTCTACACGCTCAAGGTGTGTCTGGATCTGGCCGGCACGCACGGCCCGCGGGCGATCATGGGGATCTGCTCGCTCTTGTGCTGGGCGCTGATCGTCGTCGTGTGCATCAAGTACGTGACCTTCATCATGAAGGTCGACCACGACGGCGAAGGCGGCATCCTCGCGCTGCTGGCGCGCGCGATCCCGCCCAGCCCGTACGGCGCGATCGTCAAGGCCGGCGCGCTGACGATCATCGTCGTGATCGGTGCCTCGATGCTGCTGGGCGACGGGCTAATCACGCCGGCGATCTCGGTCATCTCGGCCGTCGAAGGCCTCGAGGTCGCGAACCCCGCGTTCGCGCAGTGGGTGGTGCCGATCTCGCTGGTGGTGGTGGTCGGGCTGTTCGCGCTGCAAACCCGCGGCACCGAGAAGGTCGGCCGGCTGTTCGGTCCGGTGATGGTGCTGTGGTTCGTCACCATCGGCGTGCTCGGCGCGTGGGCGATCGTGCGCGCGCCGGTGATCGTCGGAGCACTCGATCCGCGGCTGGCGATCGAGTTTCTCGTCCGGCACGGCCTGGCGGGGTTCACGATCTTGGGCGGCGTCGTGCTGGCGGTGACCGGCGTCGAGGCACTCTACGCCGATCTCTCGCACTTCGGCCGCGGCCCCATCGTGCTGGGCTGGTACACGATCGTCTTTCCGGCCCTGATCCTGAACTACTTCGGCCAAGGCGCGAACCTGCTGGTCGATCCGGCGGCGCGCGAGAACCCGTTCTTCGCGTTGGCACCGTCCGCGCTGCTGTTGCCGATGGTGCTCCTCGCGACGGCGGCGACCGTGATCGCCTCGCAGGCGCTGATCTCGGGGACGTTCACGCTGGTCGAGCAGGGCATCGCGCTGCAGTTGGCGCCGCGCGTGCTGGTGCGCCACACGTCCTCGGAGTACAAGGGACAGGTCTTCGTTCCGTCCGTCAATCGCTGGCTCGCGATCGGCTGCGCGATCCTGATCGTCAGCTTCCGTTCCAGCGACCGCCTCGCCGCCGCCTACGGTCTGGCCGTGGCCTGCACGATGCTGTGCACCTCGCTCGCGTACTACGCCGTCATCACCCGCGTCTTGCACTGGAACCGCATCCTCTCGACGGTCCTGGTCGGGTGTTTCCTCGTCGTCGACGGCAGCCTGGTGCTGGCGTCGCTGCCGAAGTTTCTCGACGGCGGTTGGATCCCGCTGGCGATCAGCGCGGTGTTGGTGCTGGTGAGCACGACCTGGCTGCAAGGCCGGCGGCACCTGGCCAGCGCGCTCGCCGCGCAGCAAGTCTCGATCGACGACGTGCTCGAGAAGCTGCCGGCCGGGATGGGCGAGTCGGGGACGATGGTGTTCCTCACCCCCGATCCGCGGGGTGTCCCGTTCTTGGCGCGCCATCGCTGGATTCGCGACCGCGCGCAAGAGGAGCGCATCGTGGTCATGAACATCACGCGCGCGCCGACGCCGTACATGAGCGATCACGACCGCGTCACCGTCGAGCGCTTCTCGCTGCGCCTGGTGCGCGTGATCGCGCGCTTCGGCTACATGGAGGCGCCGCGCATCGATCCGATCCTCAAGTCGTGCGACGCGTTCGGGCTCGACCTCGACCGCGACGACACGTCGTTCTTCTACGCCGACCCGAAGATCGAGGCGGCGGAGAAGCACGGCTGGCCGGCGTGGCGTCGCGAACTGTTCGCGACCTTGCAACGCAACGCACGCCCGTTGCCCGACGATCTGCGCATCCGCGCCGAGCGGCGCATCGAGCTGGGCGTCACCGTCGCGATGTGATCCCCGTCGTCGCGATTTCTTGACGAGCCTGGCAATCCGCTGGGATACGGATCGCGCGCGAACGGGTACGTTTCCCGCCATGAAACTCGCACTCGTTCGCTCGTTCGTCCTGGCCGGCGCCGTCGCCGCGACGCTCACCGTGAGCGTTCCCCGTCCGGCCGCGGCCGACACCGGCTCGACCGCCGCGATCGCGGCGGCCGCCCTGATCGTCGGTGGGCTGATCTTCGACAGCAGCCGCAATCAGTATTACTACGTCAGCGGCGGCCACCGCCGCTACGTCGACAACAACACGGCCTCGTACTACCGCAACCACGGCGGTCGTTACCGCGACAACCACGGCAGCTGGCACGGGAACGGCTACCACGACCCCCGCGGCGGCTACCACCACTAGGGCTGCAACGCCGGGCCGTTGGGCGGCGTCCGTAAGGACGTGGTGCTCGGCGGCCTTCTGACCATCGTCTTGGCCGGCATCGTCGGACTGGCGCTGCTGGCCAAGATGATCCGCGTTCCGTACCCGGTCGTGTTCGTGCTGGGCGGCGTCGTGCTGGCGCTGATCCCCGGCGTCCCGACCATCACCCTCGACCCGAACCTGGTCTTCCTCTTGTTCTTGCCGCCGCTGATCTTCGGCGACGGCTGGACCAGCGACGCGCGGGCGTTGGTGCGCTTCCGGCGGCCGATCCTCTCGCTCTCGATCGGGCTGGTCATCTGCACCTCCGCGGTGGTGGCGTTCCTCGCCCATCAGCTGATCGGGCTGCCGCTCGCGGTCGGCTTCGTGCTGGGCGGCATCCTCTCGCCGACCGACGCCGTCGCCACCGACGCGATGACCGAGCACGCCGCGCTGCCCAAAGCGCTGATCGCGATCGTGGGCGGCGAGAGCCTGGTCAACGACGCCTCGGGGTTGGTGGTCTACCGCTTCGCGATCGCGGCGCTGGCGACCGGGACGTTCTCACTGCTGGCGGCGAGCGTGCAGTTCGTCTACGTCATCGTCGCCGGCATCGCGGTCGGGCTCGCCGGGGCGTGGCTGCTCGCGAAGCTGATGAAGCTCATCCGGCGCAAAGGGCTGGGCGACCCGATGATCTCGGTCTCGATCTCGCTGATCACGCCGTTCGCCGTCTACGTCCCGGCCGACGCGATCGGCGCCTCGGGCGTGCTGGCCTCGTTGGCGGCCGGGATCGCCCTCTCGCGCGTGCCGACGCTGTTCGATGCCGAATCGCGGCTGCAAGCGATCTCGGTCTGGCAGCTGCTGTTCTTCACCTTCAACGGCGCGGCGTTCGCGCTGATCGGTCTGCAGCTGCGCGAGATCGTGCACGGGCTGAGCCGCTACTCGGTCTGGACGCTGATCGGCTGGACGCTGGCGATCACGTTCACGCTGCTGCTCGTGCGTTTCATCTGGGGCTTCGTCGCCCTCTACCTGCCGTACCGGCTCTTCCCCGAGCAGCGCGAAGGGAAGTTCAGTTGGCCCGGACTGACGATCATCGCGTTCTCGGGACTGCGCGGGATCGTCTCGCTGGCGGCCGCGTTGGCGATTCCGACCAGCCTGGGGATCGTGCCGTTCCCCGACCGCGACCTGGTGCAGTTCCTGACCTTCGGCGTCATCCTCGTCACGTTGGTCGGCGGCGGTCTGCTCATGCCGCTGCTCGTCCGTACGCTCGGACCGCACCTGGAGGGCGACGGCGCGGAGGTGGAGCGTGCGACGGCGCTGGCGCGCGTCACCACCGCGCGAGCCGGGCGCGATCGTCTCAAAGCGCTCGAGTCGGGATTGAGCAGTCCGGCCGACTGGGAAGTCGCGGGCCGTCTCGAGGCCGAGTACGACCAGCGGCTGGCGCACTTCGGCGCGCACGCGGACGGCGCGGGGAGCGTCGGCGCGGACGGCAGCGATCACGCGACCGAGCAGCGGCTGCGCCGCGAAGCGTACGAGGCCGAGCGTGCCGCGCTGAGCGGACTGCGCCGCGCCGGGACGATCGGCGACGACGTCTACCGCGAGCTCGAGTGGGAGATCGATCTGGCCGAAGCCAGCCTCGGCGATCGGCTACAGTAAACCCATCTCGCGGGCGCGTGAGATCGCTTCGACGCGGTTGCGGGCGTCGAGCTTTTGCATGCACGTGCGCAGGTAGGCCTTGATCGTGTTGGGGCTCAAGTTCATCGCGTCGGCGATCTCGAGGTTGGTCTCGCCGGTCGCGACGCGTCGCAGCACGTCGTACTCGCGGCGCGCGATCGGCGAGCGCGCGTCACGGCGGTGCGAACCGCCGGCGCGTCGGCCGCCGTCGCCGTCGGGCCGCATGGCGCGTGCGATGCCCTCGACCAGATCCATGCGGGTCGCGTCCTTGGGCAGCACGCCGTCGGCGCCCGCTTCGAGCGCCGCGTCGACCGCCGGATGGTCGGGATAGGCGGTGAACAGCACGACCTTGGCCGCGGTCCGTTCGCGCAGCGCGCGGATCAGCTCGGGGGCCAGCATGTCGGGCAGCCGCAGATCGAGCAGGATCAGGTGCGGATCGGCGGCCACGACGATCGCCAGCGCCTCTTTGCCGGTCGCGGCATAGCCGGCCAGCGCGATCCCGCTGCAGC
The Candidatus Sulfotelmatobacter sp. genome window above contains:
- a CDS encoding response regulator transcription factor, producing MSTVRVLVVDDHPVVRDGVEMLAQSCSGIALAGYAATGKEALAIVVAADPHLILLDLRLPDMLAPELIRALRERTAAKVVLFTAYPDHPAVDAALEAGADGVLPKDATRMDLVEGIARAMRPDGDGGRRAGGSHRRDARSPIARREYDVLRRVATGETNLEIADAMNLSPNTIKAYLRTCMQKLDARNRVEAISRAREMGLL
- a CDS encoding KUP/HAK/KT family potassium transporter, which gives rise to MTARRSRTHLALVLAAIGVVFGDIGTSPLYTLKVCLDLAGTHGPRAIMGICSLLCWALIVVVCIKYVTFIMKVDHDGEGGILALLARAIPPSPYGAIVKAGALTIIVVIGASMLLGDGLITPAISVISAVEGLEVANPAFAQWVVPISLVVVVGLFALQTRGTEKVGRLFGPVMVLWFVTIGVLGAWAIVRAPVIVGALDPRLAIEFLVRHGLAGFTILGGVVLAVTGVEALYADLSHFGRGPIVLGWYTIVFPALILNYFGQGANLLVDPAARENPFFALAPSALLLPMVLLATAATVIASQALISGTFTLVEQGIALQLAPRVLVRHTSSEYKGQVFVPSVNRWLAIGCAILIVSFRSSDRLAAAYGLAVACTMLCTSLAYYAVITRVLHWNRILSTVLVGCFLVVDGSLVLASLPKFLDGGWIPLAISAVLVLVSTTWLQGRRHLASALAAQQVSIDDVLEKLPAGMGESGTMVFLTPDPRGVPFLARHRWIRDRAQEERIVVMNITRAPTPYMSDHDRVTVERFSLRLVRVIARFGYMEAPRIDPILKSCDAFGLDLDRDDTSFFYADPKIEAAEKHGWPAWRRELFATLQRNARPLPDDLRIRAERRIELGVTVAM
- a CDS encoding Na+/H+ antiporter, with the protein product MLGGLLTIVLAGIVGLALLAKMIRVPYPVVFVLGGVVLALIPGVPTITLDPNLVFLLFLPPLIFGDGWTSDARALVRFRRPILSLSIGLVICTSAVVAFLAHQLIGLPLAVGFVLGGILSPTDAVATDAMTEHAALPKALIAIVGGESLVNDASGLVVYRFAIAALATGTFSLLAASVQFVYVIVAGIAVGLAGAWLLAKLMKLIRRKGLGDPMISVSISLITPFAVYVPADAIGASGVLASLAAGIALSRVPTLFDAESRLQAISVWQLLFFTFNGAAFALIGLQLREIVHGLSRYSVWTLIGWTLAITFTLLLVRFIWGFVALYLPYRLFPEQREGKFSWPGLTIIAFSGLRGIVSLAAALAIPTSLGIVPFPDRDLVQFLTFGVILVTLVGGGLLMPLLVRTLGPHLEGDGAEVERATALARVTTARAGRDRLKALESGLSSPADWEVAGRLEAEYDQRLAHFGAHADGAGSVGADGSDHATEQRLRREAYEAERAALSGLRRAGTIGDDVYRELEWEIDLAEASLGDRLQ
- a CDS encoding DUF2339 domain-containing protein translates to MRDLPDVTHPFFNDATGATLALLAAAAVVLRDQRSYAPLLHRDERDAFGWLSVVAGTALALATTGCDLIAQTALPSGAWTPATQTALTVLGAVGASALVALGFRYRSTRTRVTGFVVFGLTIAKMYAFDLAALGSTERIVSALVLGTLLVVVAAWYQPAMVRSRRAA